The DNA segment ATCAGGCAATCGAGCGTCCCCGAGAGGAAAACGATCCGCCGCCCGCTTTCGCGGTGGCCGGCCACGAGCCGGCGCGCCGCGGCGGGGATGCGGGGCGCGATCGACCGGGCGTAGCAGTCGGCCGCCATCGCCCGGATCGTCTCCGGGCGTTTTCCCGCCAGGTAGCCCTTGTTCGCCTTTGCCGCGGCCACCGTTCCCCGCGGAAGCGTCCGCAGAAAGCGGCCGACCCACCGCGCGCCGTCGGCGGGTGTCAGCACGCCCCGGGCCGCGAGCCAGCGGATGAAGATCGTCTCGGCCGAGCAGCCGGGCAGGAGGGTGCCGTCGATGTCGAAGAGGGCGAGCGTGCGTTTCATCGGCCTAGTCCCCGTCGCGGAGATCCCGCGGAAAACGCTTCTCGAGGAGGTATCGCCGGCCGTCCCAGAGGACGGGCAGCCCCCGGAGAAGGCACATGACGAGCACGA comes from the Candidatus Krumholzibacteriota bacterium genome and includes:
- a CDS encoding HAD-IB family hydrolase, whose protein sequence is MKRTLALFDIDGTLLPGCSAETIFIRWLAARGVLTPADGARWVGRFLRTLPRGTVAAAKANKGYLAGKRPETIRAMAADCYARSIAPRIPAAARRLVAGHRESGRRIVFLSGTLDCLIERFRDDLGADEAIGSTLLVQDGRYTGDIEGIHPYGGAKAEIARRRWGDGSFDLAGSWAYGDRPSDLALLALFGHPALVDPGRRLAAAVSRRGIEIVRF